A window of the Cystobacter fuscus genome harbors these coding sequences:
- a CDS encoding Hpt domain-containing protein, whose product MIRRKLLFLEDGGEPRSPVAAYLSERGYQVETALGVAEARAVLSLERVDAVIVDRLPPGMSDTALIQELRRADPHLPVLFASTFPKDLRAHTPAPQELVAWVEEAVVPRPPPPPSRSLTDNAEDEDMAAMLTALRTEYLSRLGDKVRELSDAVLRARSSQAPDLEEVSSLAHRLHGTAGSYGLHAVSTAAGRMEFLLESARARGTAPDWNAVQESLRELTRLAGGEG is encoded by the coding sequence ATGATTCGCCGCAAGCTCCTCTTCCTGGAGGACGGCGGGGAGCCCCGATCGCCCGTCGCCGCCTACCTGAGCGAGCGCGGCTACCAGGTGGAGACGGCCCTCGGCGTGGCGGAGGCCCGCGCCGTGCTCTCGCTCGAGCGGGTGGACGCCGTCATCGTGGACCGGCTGCCTCCGGGGATGAGTGACACGGCGCTCATCCAGGAACTGCGCCGCGCGGATCCCCACCTGCCCGTCCTCTTCGCCTCCACCTTCCCGAAGGACCTGCGCGCCCACACCCCCGCACCCCAGGAGCTCGTCGCCTGGGTGGAGGAAGCCGTGGTGCCCCGCCCTCCCCCACCGCCCAGTCGCTCCCTGACGGACAACGCCGAGGACGAGGACATGGCGGCCATGCTGACGGCCCTGCGCACCGAGTACCTGTCGCGCCTGGGCGACAAGGTGCGCGAGCTGTCGGACGCGGTGCTGCGGGCCCGGTCCAGCCAGGCGCCGGACCTGGAAGAGGTGTCCTCGCTCGCCCACAGGCTGCACGGCACCGCTGGCTCCTACGGCTTGCACGCGGTGAGCACCGCCGCGGGGCGCATGGAGTTCCTCCTCGAGTCCGCCCGGGCGCGGGGGACGGCTCCCGACTGGAACGCCGTGCAGGAGTCGCTGCGGGAGCTCACGCGGCTCGCCGGGGGCGAGGGCTGA
- the moaC gene encoding cyclic pyranopterin monophosphate synthase MoaC has product MKMVDVGGKEKTERVAVATARLRMLPATIERILQGKVEKGDVLAAARLAGVMAAKRTPDVIPLCHPIALSGVEVEPTPVEDGLEFRVTVRTVDRTGVEMEALTAACAAALTVYDMCKSVDRGMVLERVQLDHKAGGRSGTWDRGEGA; this is encoded by the coding sequence GTGAAGATGGTGGATGTGGGAGGCAAGGAGAAGACGGAGCGGGTGGCGGTGGCGACCGCTCGGTTGCGCATGCTCCCGGCGACGATCGAGCGCATCCTCCAGGGCAAGGTGGAGAAGGGGGATGTGCTGGCCGCCGCGCGGCTCGCCGGGGTGATGGCGGCCAAGCGCACGCCGGACGTCATCCCGCTGTGTCACCCCATCGCCCTGTCGGGCGTGGAGGTGGAGCCCACCCCGGTGGAGGACGGGCTGGAGTTCCGCGTGACGGTGCGCACGGTGGATAGAACGGGCGTGGAGATGGAGGCGCTCACCGCGGCGTGCGCGGCGGCCCTCACCGTCTATGACATGTGCAAGAGCGTGGATCGGGGCATGGTGCTCGAGCGCGTCCAGTTGGATCACAAGGCCGGGGGTCGCTCCGGGACGTGGGATCGGGGCGAGGGCGCGTAG
- a CDS encoding ATP-binding protein, giving the protein MASPLPVLIAWGPRRVMLYNDGCRALSGGPPPHLLGQPLGEYWGASWAELRDHYDKAFASQPVILENQPLFRDRGGRLEETFVSGTFSPIRDESRAVVGVWNPLTETTRQVLHERRTRALRDVAMAMANAQTLPEVFTLAARTLEGYAHDLPFTLFYVRDTRESTLRLVGGTGLPPGTAASPPLLSTHGDTTSGWPLEEVLRARRPVQVGHLEQRFGPLRCGPYPEPPREAVASPIFLPGEQEPTALLLAGVSARLELNEPYLEFHRLLASAVTTAALQGHARADWVKSRRREEQHAAELEAVIQSIPDGVCIADASGHIRANRIAPEILGSSGIEDALHRALRGETSTREVYLAQSGTEKQRVIRSATAPVRLRETIVGAVSINVDITERKRAEAEREVLLANEQAARSEAERANRKKDEFLARVSHELATPLVGMRLWLELLQTDESRRTEAIAALTQCTQTQSRIVHDLLDTARVLSGKLSVMIEACEPGEPIQAAVADLTPLARQKGLALEMILQETTLVQADPRRMRQVVSNLLSNAVKFTPPGGRVEVRLEPERGGVCIVVQDTGRGFPSEFQPLLFSPFRQEEEGTTRANGGLGLGLAIVRQLVELQGGTVWAESPGRGQGAIFTVWLPAHEDTGEPPRAENTSAVVLQLEGLRLLLVEDDDLTRTAVASILEHHGARVEAVESVASALSILSGTSGFDALVCDIAMPREDGYCLIREVRAMNGPISQVPAAAFTAHMREEDRIQVLEAGFQMHIPKSLEPDQLIAQLRLLVGERSAKS; this is encoded by the coding sequence ATGGCCTCTCCCCTCCCCGTCCTCATCGCCTGGGGGCCCCGACGGGTGATGCTCTACAACGATGGCTGCCGCGCGCTCAGCGGAGGCCCGCCGCCCCACCTGCTCGGCCAACCCCTCGGCGAGTATTGGGGGGCGAGCTGGGCGGAGCTGCGCGACCATTACGACAAGGCCTTCGCGAGCCAGCCGGTCATCCTCGAGAACCAGCCCTTGTTCCGCGACCGCGGCGGCCGCCTCGAGGAGACGTTCGTCTCGGGAACCTTCAGCCCGATCCGCGATGAGAGCAGAGCGGTCGTGGGGGTGTGGAACCCCCTCACCGAAACCACCCGGCAGGTGTTGCACGAGCGCCGGACACGCGCGCTGCGCGACGTGGCCATGGCCATGGCCAATGCCCAGACACTCCCGGAAGTCTTCACGCTCGCCGCGCGGACGCTCGAGGGGTACGCGCACGATCTCCCCTTCACCCTCTTCTATGTCCGGGACACCCGGGAAAGCACCCTGCGGCTGGTGGGTGGCACGGGCCTCCCGCCTGGCACGGCGGCGAGTCCCCCCCTCCTTTCCACCCACGGAGACACCACCAGCGGATGGCCACTCGAGGAGGTGCTGCGCGCGCGTCGGCCCGTCCAGGTCGGACACCTCGAGCAGCGCTTCGGACCCCTGCGCTGTGGGCCGTATCCGGAACCGCCCCGGGAGGCGGTGGCGAGCCCCATCTTCCTGCCAGGAGAGCAAGAGCCCACCGCGCTCCTGCTGGCCGGGGTGAGCGCACGTCTGGAGTTGAATGAGCCCTACCTCGAATTCCACCGTCTCCTGGCCAGCGCGGTGACCACCGCCGCCCTCCAGGGTCATGCCCGGGCCGACTGGGTGAAGTCACGGCGGCGGGAGGAACAGCACGCGGCCGAGCTGGAGGCGGTCATCCAGAGCATTCCCGACGGCGTCTGCATCGCCGATGCCTCGGGCCACATCCGCGCCAATCGGATCGCTCCGGAGATCCTGGGCTCCAGCGGTATCGAGGACGCGCTCCATCGGGCCCTGCGCGGAGAGACGTCGACGCGCGAGGTGTACCTGGCCCAGAGCGGCACCGAGAAGCAGCGGGTCATCCGCTCGGCCACCGCGCCCGTCCGGCTGCGCGAGACGATCGTCGGAGCGGTGAGCATCAACGTGGACATCACCGAGCGCAAGCGCGCCGAGGCGGAACGGGAAGTCCTGCTGGCCAACGAGCAGGCGGCCCGGAGCGAAGCGGAGCGGGCCAACCGGAAGAAGGACGAGTTCCTCGCGCGAGTCTCGCACGAGCTGGCCACCCCGCTGGTGGGAATGCGGCTGTGGCTGGAGCTGCTCCAGACGGACGAGAGCCGGCGGACGGAGGCGATCGCCGCGCTGACCCAATGCACGCAGACCCAGTCGAGGATCGTCCACGATCTGCTGGACACGGCGCGGGTCCTCTCCGGCAAGCTGAGCGTGATGATCGAGGCCTGCGAGCCTGGCGAGCCCATCCAGGCCGCGGTCGCCGACCTCACGCCCCTGGCCCGGCAGAAGGGCCTGGCGCTCGAGATGATCCTCCAGGAGACGACCCTGGTGCAGGCGGACCCGAGGCGGATGCGGCAGGTGGTGTCCAACCTGCTGTCCAACGCCGTGAAGTTCACCCCGCCCGGGGGAAGGGTGGAGGTCCGCCTGGAGCCGGAGCGCGGAGGGGTCTGCATCGTCGTCCAGGACACGGGCAGGGGCTTCCCGTCCGAGTTCCAGCCGTTGCTCTTCTCGCCCTTCCGTCAGGAGGAGGAGGGCACGACGCGCGCCAACGGCGGATTGGGCCTGGGGCTCGCCATCGTGCGGCAGTTGGTGGAGTTGCAGGGTGGCACGGTGTGGGCGGAGAGCCCGGGCCGGGGCCAGGGCGCGATCTTCACCGTGTGGCTGCCCGCCCACGAGGACACCGGCGAGCCCCCTCGCGCCGAGAACACGAGCGCCGTCGTGCTCCAGCTCGAGGGACTCCGGCTGCTGCTGGTGGAGGACGACGATCTCACGCGCACGGCGGTGGCGTCGATCCTCGAACACCATGGCGCGCGCGTGGAGGCGGTGGAGAGCGTGGCCAGCGCGCTCTCCATCCTGAGCGGCACCAGCGGGTTCGACGCGCTGGTGTGCGACATCGCCATGCCCCGGGAGGACGGCTACTGCCTCATCCGCGAGGTGCGCGCGATGAACGGACCCATCAGCCAGGTGCCCGCCGCCGCGTTCACCGCCCACATGCGCGAGGAGGATCGCATCCAGGTGCTCGAGGCGGGATTCCAGATGCACATCCCCAAGTCCCTCGAGCCCGACCAGCTCATCGCCCAGCTCAGGCTCCTGGTGGGCGAGCGGTCCGCGAAGTCGTGA
- a CDS encoding ATP-binding protein gives MRARFAQRTLLATGALALLCVVFALGRPLDSNEYDQYRLRLRQLRVQSNALERDLLQFHLGLSGTVDSPPESFARLRGEVEELRRVPPRLRAEEQQKLGTALDGFVRALVDEELLHTRLRQIEQRRNEVQANLERTSSELAASRPPGEPRERVRLLTRAIRGGAEDGDLPHLEGALAALARELAGQPDTEAPRAKLEAEARGLLARAKEARETLQLLVERAASPAADQVISTYFQVHEQAQARAERSRVVLFVLTLLLAAFVLQVLWRLTRASEALDTLNAELERRVEERTAALSTANAELRESEARKAAILESALDGIVTLDEAGRILDFNPAAEHIFRLRGAEALGRDFRALVLSASVKPEQHLAVTRALRADAVAGQATRLELPALRTDGSTFPAELTLLRVRSEGPPRFTTYVRDITERQEVERLKNEFVSTVSHELRTPLTSIRGSLGLLDGGILGELPAAARDMVRIACSNTERLIRLINDILDLEKMESGMLELKLQPVESTEVIETTFGGVQAMADGARVRLRHQVIGAGTVRADRDRLIQVLTNLVSNAIKFSPVDGKVEVTAAQDARGQVRFTVKDQGPGIPPDKRDRLFGKFQQIDSSDSRTKGGTGLGLAISQAIIEQHGGHIEVHGEPGEGATFSFALPSARAGSGVVSRVMDESRHSILVVTTDAELSGRMRGLLTHEGYRVLRTPSLEEAERLIDVGAPDALVVDPRHTEGREIDFVRRLREQPRTRELPIIMLTEQHEGSVQPLLVDWMLKPFDEASFLRTVRYAVRQPGQARVLLVDDDVSTRQVLRTQLERLGAVCYEAQDGEDAVALARATPPDLIVLDVGLPRMDGFEVVDILRQGKGRGTPLIVFTGRDLSSVDEHQLTLGHTRHHIKTRTTEEALMTSVRELLNGLLAEHEGGHGPHQEAS, from the coding sequence GTGAGAGCCCGCTTCGCCCAGCGCACCCTGCTCGCCACGGGGGCCCTGGCGCTCCTGTGCGTCGTCTTCGCGCTGGGCCGCCCCCTCGACTCCAACGAGTACGACCAATACCGCCTCCGGCTGCGCCAGCTCCGGGTGCAGAGCAACGCGCTGGAGCGAGACCTGCTCCAGTTCCACCTGGGTCTGTCGGGCACGGTGGACAGCCCACCGGAGTCCTTCGCCAGACTCCGCGGCGAGGTGGAGGAGCTGCGGCGCGTTCCGCCCCGGTTGCGGGCCGAGGAACAGCAGAAGCTGGGCACGGCCCTGGACGGCTTCGTGCGCGCGCTGGTGGACGAGGAGCTGCTGCACACACGGCTGCGGCAGATCGAGCAGCGCCGCAACGAGGTCCAGGCGAACCTCGAGCGGACGTCCTCCGAGCTCGCCGCCTCGCGGCCGCCAGGAGAGCCCCGCGAGCGGGTCCGGCTGCTCACGCGGGCCATCCGCGGCGGCGCGGAGGACGGCGACCTGCCCCACCTGGAGGGGGCGCTCGCCGCGCTCGCGAGGGAGCTGGCCGGCCAGCCCGACACCGAGGCGCCGCGCGCGAAGCTGGAAGCGGAGGCCCGGGGTCTGCTCGCCCGCGCGAAGGAGGCCCGGGAGACACTCCAACTCCTGGTGGAACGCGCCGCCAGTCCCGCGGCCGATCAGGTCATCAGCACCTACTTCCAGGTGCACGAGCAGGCGCAGGCGCGAGCCGAGCGCTCCCGCGTCGTCCTCTTCGTCCTCACCCTGCTGCTCGCCGCCTTCGTGCTGCAGGTGCTCTGGCGCCTCACCCGCGCGAGCGAGGCGCTCGACACCCTCAACGCGGAGCTGGAGCGGCGGGTGGAGGAGCGCACCGCGGCGCTGTCCACCGCCAACGCGGAGCTGCGCGAGAGCGAGGCGCGCAAGGCGGCCATCCTGGAGAGCGCCCTCGACGGCATCGTCACCCTGGACGAGGCGGGCCGCATCCTGGACTTCAACCCCGCCGCGGAGCACATCTTCCGGCTGCGCGGCGCCGAGGCCCTGGGTCGCGACTTCCGCGCCCTCGTCCTGTCCGCGTCGGTGAAGCCCGAGCAGCACCTGGCGGTGACGCGGGCCCTGCGCGCCGACGCCGTGGCGGGCCAGGCCACGCGCCTGGAATTGCCCGCCCTGCGCACCGACGGCTCCACCTTTCCCGCCGAGCTCACGCTCCTGCGGGTGCGCAGCGAGGGCCCCCCGCGCTTCACCACCTACGTGCGCGACATCACCGAGCGCCAGGAGGTGGAGCGGCTGAAGAACGAGTTCGTCTCCACGGTGAGCCACGAGCTGCGCACGCCCCTCACCTCCATCCGCGGCTCGCTGGGCCTGCTGGATGGCGGCATCCTCGGGGAGCTTCCCGCGGCCGCGCGGGACATGGTGCGCATCGCCTGCTCCAACACCGAGCGCCTCATCCGCCTCATCAACGACATCCTCGACCTGGAGAAGATGGAGTCCGGCATGCTGGAGCTCAAGCTCCAGCCGGTGGAGAGCACCGAGGTCATCGAGACCACCTTCGGCGGCGTGCAGGCCATGGCGGATGGAGCGCGCGTGCGCCTGCGCCACCAGGTCATCGGCGCCGGCACGGTGCGGGCGGACCGGGACCGGCTCATCCAGGTGCTCACCAACCTCGTCTCCAACGCCATCAAGTTCTCCCCCGTGGACGGCAAGGTGGAGGTGACGGCCGCCCAGGACGCCCGCGGCCAGGTGCGCTTCACCGTGAAGGACCAGGGGCCCGGCATCCCCCCGGACAAGCGCGACCGGCTCTTCGGCAAGTTCCAGCAGATCGACAGCTCGGACTCGCGCACCAAGGGCGGCACCGGGCTGGGGCTGGCCATCTCCCAGGCCATCATCGAGCAGCACGGCGGCCACATCGAGGTCCACGGCGAGCCGGGCGAGGGCGCCACCTTCTCCTTCGCGCTGCCCTCGGCGCGTGCGGGCTCGGGCGTCGTGTCGCGGGTGATGGACGAATCGCGCCACTCCATCCTCGTGGTGACCACGGACGCGGAGCTGTCCGGCCGCATGCGCGGCCTGCTCACCCACGAGGGCTACCGCGTGCTGCGCACCCCCTCGCTGGAGGAGGCCGAGCGGCTCATCGACGTGGGCGCGCCGGACGCGCTGGTGGTGGATCCCCGACACACCGAGGGCCGGGAGATCGACTTCGTGCGCCGGCTGCGCGAGCAGCCGCGCACCCGGGAGCTGCCCATCATCATGCTCACCGAGCAGCACGAGGGCTCCGTCCAGCCCCTGCTGGTGGACTGGATGCTCAAGCCCTTCGACGAGGCGAGCTTCCTGCGCACGGTGCGCTACGCGGTACGCCAGCCCGGCCAGGCGCGCGTGCTGCTCGTGGATGACGACGTGAGCACGCGCCAGGTGCTCCGCACCCAGTTGGAGCGGCTCGGCGCCGTCTGCTACGAGGCCCAGGATGGAGAGGACGCGGTGGCGCTCGCGCGCGCCACCCCGCCGGATCTCATCGTCCTGGACGTGGGCCTGCCCCGCATGGACGGCTTCGAGGTGGTGGACATCCTGCGCCAGGGCAAGGGCCGCGGCACGCCCCTCATCGTCTTCACCGGGAGGGACCTGTCCTCGGTGGACGAGCACCAGCTCACGCTCGGCCATACCCGCCACCACATCAAGACGCGCACCACCGAGGAGGCCCTGATGACCTCGGTGAGGGAGCTGCTCAACGGACTGCTGGCCGAGCACGAGGGCGGCCACGGGCCCCACCAGGAGGCGTCATGA
- a CDS encoding trans-sulfuration enzyme family protein, whose product MSTKTSTKSQTVAVHAGSRLTGSKSQPVVPHIQMSAVSFFENSDELDEALDGKDYVYSRIAAPNAALLEEAVAALEGTEACVAYSSGMAALRAVFDAQRFQPGDTLVMPADGYGVTRLLFKNLAERTGARIEALVLSEPSAPERLRALRPRLVLAESITNPLLRVPDLPALSQACREVGALLAVDATFPSPHGQRPCALGADYSIQSTTKWLNGHSDALGGTVSGSREKLAPLRAARLLNGDVLGPFEAWLTLRGVRTLPVRMKVHAENAAHVARRLSDCKLLSRVHYPGLPDHPDHAVARRVLHGGFGGMVAFDIQGAGRPECFRFLEAVKLARAAPSLGDVGTLVMHAASASARRMTPEERQAAGIGESLIRVSVGLEDPDDIADDLIAAVSEAMNR is encoded by the coding sequence ATGAGCACCAAGACGAGCACGAAATCCCAGACGGTGGCGGTCCACGCGGGCTCGCGGCTCACGGGCAGCAAGTCGCAGCCCGTGGTGCCGCACATTCAGATGTCCGCGGTGAGCTTCTTCGAGAACAGCGACGAGCTGGACGAGGCCCTGGACGGCAAGGACTACGTCTACTCGCGCATCGCCGCGCCCAACGCGGCGCTCCTGGAGGAGGCGGTGGCGGCGCTGGAGGGCACGGAGGCGTGCGTGGCCTACTCCAGCGGCATGGCCGCGCTGCGCGCCGTCTTCGATGCGCAGCGCTTCCAGCCGGGGGACACGCTCGTGATGCCGGCGGATGGCTATGGCGTCACCCGTCTGCTCTTCAAGAACCTGGCCGAGCGGACCGGGGCGCGCATCGAGGCGCTCGTGCTCTCGGAGCCCTCCGCGCCCGAGCGTCTGCGCGCGCTGCGTCCCCGGTTGGTGCTCGCCGAGAGCATCACCAACCCGCTCCTGCGCGTGCCGGATCTCCCGGCGCTGTCCCAGGCCTGCCGGGAGGTGGGGGCGCTGCTGGCGGTGGACGCGACGTTCCCGTCTCCGCATGGCCAGCGGCCGTGCGCGCTGGGGGCGGACTACTCCATCCAGTCCACGACGAAGTGGCTCAACGGGCACAGCGATGCCCTGGGCGGCACGGTGAGCGGCAGCCGCGAGAAGCTCGCGCCCCTGCGCGCCGCGCGCCTGCTCAACGGAGACGTGCTGGGACCCTTCGAGGCGTGGCTCACCCTGCGCGGGGTGCGCACCCTGCCGGTGCGCATGAAGGTCCATGCCGAGAACGCGGCGCACGTGGCCCGGCGGCTCTCCGACTGTAAGCTCCTCTCGCGCGTGCACTACCCGGGTCTGCCGGACCATCCGGATCACGCGGTGGCCCGGCGCGTCCTGCACGGGGGGTTTGGCGGCATGGTGGCCTTCGACATCCAGGGGGCGGGCCGTCCGGAGTGCTTCCGTTTCCTGGAGGCGGTGAAGCTCGCGCGCGCGGCGCCCTCGCTCGGAGACGTGGGCACGCTGGTGATGCACGCGGCCAGCGCGAGCGCGCGCCGCATGACTCCCGAGGAGCGGCAGGCAGCCGGTATCGGCGAGAGCCTCATCCGTGTCTCGGTGGGGTTGGAAGATCCAGATGACATCGCCGACGATCTGATCGCCGCGGTGTCGGAGGCGATGAATCGGTGA
- a CDS encoding TetR/AcrR family transcriptional regulator, translating into MHSGRKQEDGERYQAILETAARLICERGYEGTSMQEIAAACQMTKAGLYHHVQNKEQLLSDIMSYGMSAFEQEVLEKVRGLADPVERLRECMRLNIHLVTGVTGGCSKEVIIILHEHNTLTGEARASIDGRKKRYVRFLEDSFAEAMRTGRIRAVQPTVAAFSFLGMILWIYKWFQPGGRLTATQVADDMVDLLFTGLVTPPGVVPGAPSPLSRERPPVSGGAS; encoded by the coding sequence ATGCATTCGGGTCGGAAGCAGGAAGACGGCGAGCGCTACCAGGCCATCCTGGAGACAGCGGCCCGGCTCATCTGCGAGCGCGGCTACGAAGGCACGTCGATGCAGGAGATCGCCGCGGCGTGTCAGATGACGAAGGCGGGGCTCTACCACCACGTGCAGAACAAGGAGCAACTGCTCTCGGACATCATGAGCTACGGCATGAGCGCCTTCGAGCAGGAGGTGCTCGAGAAGGTGCGGGGCCTGGCGGACCCGGTGGAGCGGCTGCGCGAGTGCATGCGGCTGAACATCCACCTGGTGACGGGGGTGACGGGCGGGTGCAGCAAGGAGGTCATCATCATCCTCCACGAGCACAACACGCTCACCGGCGAGGCCCGGGCCTCCATCGATGGGCGCAAGAAGCGCTACGTGCGCTTCCTCGAGGACTCGTTCGCCGAGGCGATGCGCACCGGCCGCATCCGCGCCGTGCAGCCCACCGTGGCCGCGTTCTCGTTCCTGGGCATGATTCTGTGGATCTACAAGTGGTTCCAACCCGGGGGGCGGCTGACGGCCACCCAGGTGGCGGACGACATGGTGGATCTGCTCTTCACGGGCCTGGTGACCCCTCCCGGGGTGGTCCCGGGGGCGCCTTCGCCGTTGTCCCGCGAGCGCCCGCCCGTTTCCGGAGGTGCATCATGA
- the trxB gene encoding thioredoxin-disulfide reductase: MAEKINKVTIIGSGPAGYTAAIYAARANLQPVMFAGGPTLEDAQRVPGGQLMVTTEVENYPGFPTGITGPELMDHFQKQAERFGTVIHMENVVKVDLSKRPFFIQGESVSCYSETVIIATGASAKWLHVKGEDQYKNRGVSACATCDGAFFKNQDVLVVGGGDTAMEEATYLAKIVKSVTVVHRRDSLRASKVMQDRALKNPKISFIWDSAVEEVLGNERGMTAAVVRNLKTGDARQVEASGLFVAIGHTPTTNLFQGVLELHPSGYLKTVPGSTRTSLPGVFACGDVQDSYYRQAITAAGSGCMAAIDAERWLIEEGA; encoded by the coding sequence GTGGCGGAGAAGATCAACAAGGTGACCATCATCGGCTCGGGGCCCGCGGGCTACACCGCGGCCATCTATGCCGCGCGCGCCAACCTGCAGCCGGTCATGTTCGCCGGTGGCCCCACGCTCGAGGACGCGCAGCGCGTGCCCGGCGGTCAGCTCATGGTCACCACCGAGGTGGAGAACTATCCGGGTTTTCCCACGGGCATCACCGGGCCGGAGCTGATGGATCATTTCCAGAAGCAGGCCGAGCGCTTTGGCACCGTCATCCACATGGAGAACGTGGTGAAGGTGGACCTGTCCAAGCGCCCCTTCTTCATCCAGGGCGAGTCGGTGAGCTGTTACTCGGAGACCGTCATCATCGCCACCGGGGCGAGCGCCAAGTGGCTGCACGTCAAGGGCGAGGACCAGTACAAGAATCGGGGCGTGTCCGCGTGCGCCACGTGCGACGGGGCCTTCTTCAAGAACCAGGACGTGCTGGTGGTGGGTGGTGGCGACACCGCCATGGAGGAGGCCACGTACCTGGCGAAGATCGTCAAGAGCGTCACCGTCGTCCACCGGCGTGACTCCCTGCGCGCCTCGAAGGTGATGCAGGACCGGGCGTTGAAGAACCCGAAGATCTCCTTCATCTGGGACAGCGCCGTCGAGGAGGTGCTGGGCAACGAGCGCGGAATGACGGCCGCCGTGGTGCGCAACCTCAAGACGGGCGACGCGCGGCAGGTGGAGGCCTCGGGCCTGTTCGTGGCCATCGGGCACACGCCCACCACGAACCTGTTCCAGGGCGTGCTGGAACTGCACCCCTCGGGCTACCTCAAGACGGTGCCCGGCAGCACCCGCACGTCGCTGCCCGGGGTGTTCGCTTGTGGCGACGTGCAGGACAGCTATTACCGCCAGGCCATCACCGCCGCGGGCTCGGGCTGCATGGCCGCCATCGACGCGGAGCGCTGGCTCATCGAGGAAGGCGCCTGA
- a CDS encoding response regulator, producing the protein MTIHKVLLVDDEDDIRTIGQVSLSRVGGWQTVLASSGADALTKAAAERPDLILLDVMMPGMDGPTTLARLRAQEATAATPVIFMTAKIQKQEMARYLELGAVGVIGKPFNPLTLPADIKKLLPST; encoded by the coding sequence ATGACGATTCACAAGGTCCTGCTCGTGGATGATGAGGACGACATCCGCACCATCGGCCAGGTGAGCCTGAGCCGGGTGGGCGGCTGGCAGACGGTGCTCGCCTCGTCCGGGGCCGACGCGCTGACCAAGGCCGCCGCCGAGCGGCCCGACCTCATCCTCCTGGACGTGATGATGCCGGGCATGGACGGGCCCACCACCCTCGCCCGGCTTCGGGCCCAGGAAGCCACCGCGGCCACGCCCGTCATCTTCATGACGGCGAAGATCCAGAAGCAGGAGATGGCGCGCTACCTGGAGCTGGGCGCCGTGGGCGTCATCGGCAAGCCCTTCAATCCGCTCACCCTGCCCGCGGACATCAAGAAGCTGCTGCCGTCCACCTGA
- a CDS encoding cyclic nucleotide-binding domain-containing protein produces MDALLLKKVALFEGLTHSQLHRVAAIARPRGYEAGACLFREGEVGKEMFILLEGKVRISQQVPGMGEEALAILEKGQYFGEMSVIEDIPRSADAFAHTACTLWVIEREQLDQLMFTDKDLAYVLLWSFVRTLSVRLRESNEKMKTFLALSRF; encoded by the coding sequence ATGGATGCCTTGCTCCTCAAGAAGGTTGCGCTCTTCGAGGGCCTCACCCACAGTCAACTCCACCGGGTGGCGGCGATCGCCCGGCCCCGGGGCTACGAAGCGGGCGCCTGTCTGTTCCGGGAGGGAGAGGTGGGCAAGGAGATGTTCATCCTCCTGGAGGGCAAGGTGCGCATCTCCCAGCAGGTGCCCGGCATGGGCGAGGAGGCGCTCGCCATCCTGGAAAAGGGCCAGTACTTCGGGGAGATGTCGGTCATCGAGGACATCCCCCGCTCGGCCGACGCGTTCGCCCATACCGCGTGTACGTTGTGGGTCATTGAACGTGAGCAGCTGGACCAGCTGATGTTCACGGACAAGGATCTGGCGTATGTGCTGTTGTGGAGCTTCGTCCGGACCCTGTCCGTGCGACTGCGAGAGTCGAACGAGAAGATGAAGACGTTCCTGGCGCTCTCGCGGTTCTGA